From one Leptospira andrefontaineae genomic stretch:
- a CDS encoding 50S ribosomal protein L11 methyltransferase — MKYKEIRVSIPKDFAEEFSAYLDEWQVAGYYEILFDREEPRKPGEEIISDNTPIRVYLAEDDVQSEAKIWIYLQTVAPEDSFAESRWIETKEYEEAYKEFYKPFSVGVFWVVPTWEKEDWEKNKKLEQKDSLPVYINPGLAFGTGHHETTRLVLSRLGAIDLKGKKVADIGAGSGILSVAAAKLDASKIIAVDIDPNAVRSSSFNRDENGISPEVLVVEEGGFDHPQVSTEKFDLCVANITFAVLKANMEKIAGLHTDHFLFSGVITERKEEFLELLSSQVGGRSLYETSWNGWELIEWTRK, encoded by the coding sequence TTGAAATACAAAGAGATCAGAGTTTCCATTCCGAAAGATTTTGCGGAAGAATTTTCCGCGTACTTGGACGAGTGGCAGGTAGCAGGATATTACGAGATACTATTCGATAGAGAAGAACCCAGAAAACCTGGAGAAGAAATTATATCCGATAATACTCCTATAAGGGTGTATTTGGCAGAAGACGATGTTCAATCCGAAGCCAAAATTTGGATCTATCTGCAGACAGTTGCTCCGGAAGATTCTTTTGCAGAATCCAGATGGATAGAAACGAAAGAATACGAAGAAGCTTATAAAGAATTTTATAAACCATTTTCAGTCGGAGTTTTTTGGGTGGTGCCTACCTGGGAGAAAGAAGATTGGGAAAAAAATAAAAAATTAGAACAAAAAGATTCGCTCCCGGTATATATCAATCCTGGGCTTGCTTTCGGAACAGGACATCATGAAACCACTCGTTTGGTTTTATCTAGGTTAGGCGCCATCGATCTGAAAGGAAAAAAGGTCGCGGATATCGGCGCCGGATCGGGGATTTTATCCGTGGCAGCGGCAAAATTAGACGCTTCTAAAATTATCGCAGTGGATATAGATCCGAATGCCGTGCGTTCTTCATCATTTAATAGAGATGAGAACGGGATTTCTCCGGAAGTTTTAGTGGTGGAAGAGGGTGGATTCGATCATCCGCAAGTTTCTACCGAAAAATTCGATCTATGCGTGGCTAATATCACATTTGCAGTCTTAAAGGCGAATATGGAAAAGATCGCAGGACTTCATACGGATCATTTTTTATTCAGTGGAGTGATCACGGAAAGAAAAGAAGAATTCCTGGAACTTCTATCTTCCCAAGTAGGAGGTAGATCTTTATATGAGACCTCCTGGAACGGTTGGGAACTGATAGAATGGACTCGCAAATAG
- a CDS encoding adenosine kinase yields the protein MRHYDVFGIGNALVDILIPTEDSFLQKMGWNKGIMTLVDAEVQGGVLTALDGHKKELRSGGSAANTMIALANSGGTGTYTGKVSEDTYGEFYKQDMEKAGILFEVPPSKDGHTGTCVILTTPDAERTMLTHLGISSTLTKQDLDLDKLKVSSYSYVEGYLWDGPSTKEACLLAMEESKKAGVKVAFTFSDPFCVNRSREDFLKLTKEYCDLVFCNAEEAKALAATESKEDSLKFISSICKNVMMTDGSNGAFVSVNGTIGHIGGFPAQNLLDTTGAGDCFAAGVLYGLTHGFSPENAARWGNYVASRIVQEIGPRLSVRLMGRQEEILGKV from the coding sequence ATGAGACATTACGACGTATTCGGAATAGGGAATGCACTTGTGGATATTCTAATCCCTACCGAAGATTCTTTTTTACAAAAAATGGGTTGGAACAAAGGGATTATGACCTTGGTGGATGCGGAAGTGCAGGGTGGGGTTCTTACCGCTTTAGACGGACATAAAAAAGAATTAAGATCAGGTGGAAGCGCAGCAAATACCATGATCGCTCTCGCAAATTCAGGCGGAACTGGAACTTATACCGGAAAAGTAAGCGAGGACACTTACGGAGAATTTTACAAACAAGATATGGAGAAGGCTGGGATCTTATTCGAAGTTCCTCCTTCTAAAGATGGACATACAGGAACCTGCGTAATTCTCACCACTCCTGATGCAGAGAGAACGATGCTTACTCATCTTGGGATTTCTTCCACTTTGACCAAACAAGATTTGGATTTAGACAAACTGAAGGTTTCTTCTTATAGTTATGTAGAAGGATATCTTTGGGACGGACCTTCTACCAAGGAAGCTTGTCTACTTGCTATGGAAGAATCTAAAAAGGCTGGGGTAAAGGTAGCATTTACTTTTAGCGATCCATTCTGCGTGAATCGTTCCAGAGAAGATTTTCTAAAACTTACAAAAGAATATTGTGATTTAGTTTTTTGTAATGCAGAAGAAGCAAAAGCACTCGCTGCTACTGAATCTAAAGAAGATTCATTAAAATTTATCTCTTCCATTTGTAAAAATGTGATGATGACGGACGGTTCTAATGGGGCATTCGTTTCAGTAAATGGGACAATCGGCCATATCGGCGGATTTCCTGCTCAGAATTTATTGGATACTACCGGAGCAGGGGATTGTTTTGCTGCAGGAGTGCTCTACGGATTGACCCACGGATTTTCTCCTGAAAATGCAGCAAGATGGGGAAATTACGTTGCATCCAGGATCGTGCAGGAGATCGGACCTAGACTTTCTGTCAGACTTATGGGAAGACAGGAAGAGATATTAGGAAAAGTTTAA
- a CDS encoding LIC11270 family surface protein has protein sequence MISKANRFLCLSSFLLAFFSDCKVGHWEGNATDYPVISTLFNNRMLLLMKGTYATDNPLEFSEYNNGTGNVYQDPAGDPAFNLSGLPKMANLPIYIDIGEIRISSKYQDGLNNLSQIRTVAAAKAFWDNIAPNREVYCTQPYTLNANTCRSLNGEFKMVQFLNGEGAEFPSNDPTSGTSTGAASQYYYTGTYIRSLVTGWGNSPGVDLTKVTFFDNYGVYGFNIVPRIAYAAGTTDKSGYPLIFPLLYSVQPGEADMDFKPGYEPYIFEVRMNLKENLMVHSIKAADGSTAATLISISDWKTKHGGQTDMGGGILTRSRAIYPSGASSLAITGGSGNLTHYFAVFRAGETDILTKLPLAATPARNGTVTIKYINPGTHKLYCLSDTSYVDGFPDTIVGTPLTFSVPENGNMSTIPLSYSCP, from the coding sequence ATGATTTCCAAAGCGAATCGGTTTCTATGTCTTTCTTCCTTTTTGCTGGCTTTCTTTTCAGATTGTAAAGTAGGTCATTGGGAAGGAAACGCAACTGACTATCCCGTAATCAGCACCTTATTCAATAATAGAATGTTACTTCTAATGAAAGGTACCTACGCTACAGACAACCCTTTAGAATTTTCTGAATACAATAACGGGACCGGAAATGTGTATCAAGATCCTGCAGGAGATCCTGCATTCAATCTATCTGGTCTTCCTAAAATGGCAAATCTTCCTATTTATATTGATATAGGTGAGATCCGTATTTCCTCCAAATACCAAGATGGTCTAAACAATCTTTCTCAAATCAGAACTGTCGCGGCTGCAAAAGCTTTCTGGGATAATATTGCTCCGAACAGAGAAGTGTATTGCACCCAACCTTATACATTGAATGCAAACACCTGCCGATCTCTGAATGGTGAATTCAAAATGGTCCAGTTCTTAAATGGAGAAGGAGCCGAATTCCCTTCCAACGATCCTACTTCCGGAACTAGCACCGGAGCCGCGAGCCAGTATTATTATACAGGAACTTATATCCGTTCTTTAGTTACCGGTTGGGGAAATTCTCCAGGTGTGGACCTCACAAAGGTAACCTTCTTTGATAACTATGGTGTGTATGGATTTAATATAGTTCCAAGGATAGCTTATGCGGCAGGAACTACCGACAAATCAGGTTATCCATTAATATTTCCTCTTCTTTATTCGGTTCAACCGGGAGAAGCGGATATGGATTTTAAACCTGGATATGAACCTTATATTTTTGAAGTAAGAATGAACCTTAAGGAAAACTTAATGGTTCACTCAATTAAAGCTGCAGACGGAAGTACTGCCGCGACCTTAATCTCCATTAGTGATTGGAAAACAAAACATGGCGGTCAAACCGATATGGGTGGAGGAATTTTGACCAGATCCAGGGCAATTTATCCAAGTGGAGCGTCTTCTTTGGCGATCACAGGTGGCTCCGGAAATTTAACTCATTACTTTGCAGTTTTCAGAGCGGGTGAAACGGATATTCTAACAAAACTTCCTTTAGCTGCCACTCCTGCAAGAAACGGAACAGTAACGATCAAATATATCAATCCTGGAACTCATAAACTATATTGTCTTTCGGACACTAGCTATGTGGACGGTTTTCCAGATACGATAGTAGGAACTCCGCTCACATTTTCCGTTCCGGAGAACGGAAACATGAGCACGATCCCTTTGAGTTACTCTTGTCCTTAA
- the truA gene encoding tRNA pseudouridine(38-40) synthase TruA, producing MIEDPRNYALLIEFDGGCFFGYQSQKQSPTVQEEIEKALEVLLKKQTRIWGAGRTDTGVHARGMIVNFKTNSPIPNLSKFLLGMNALTDRGLAIHEITEVPLNFNSQFSCTAREYEYLLVNARFPRPVWKNRAFWYQHRIDVSRLREELELLKGEHDFRSLAKATSMRNRRSTTRVIYDASLLESEEEPGLLRLRIKANGFLHNMVRILTGTLFEIAIEKRKETNILKILSSKDRTIAGITLPPYGLYFLKAYYDSYPEIDRMYQSRKEFGGVPR from the coding sequence ATGATAGAAGATCCTAGAAACTATGCCCTATTGATCGAATTCGATGGTGGATGTTTTTTCGGATACCAAAGCCAGAAACAATCTCCTACCGTTCAGGAAGAAATAGAAAAAGCGTTGGAAGTCCTTCTGAAAAAACAAACCAGGATCTGGGGAGCCGGAAGAACAGACACAGGTGTCCATGCCAGGGGAATGATCGTAAATTTTAAGACGAATTCCCCTATTCCGAACCTGTCGAAGTTCCTACTCGGAATGAATGCACTCACCGACCGGGGTCTGGCTATCCATGAGATTACGGAAGTTCCGCTAAACTTTAACTCTCAATTTTCCTGTACTGCAAGAGAATACGAATACCTTTTAGTGAACGCAAGGTTCCCAAGACCAGTTTGGAAAAACAGAGCATTTTGGTACCAACATCGGATTGACGTTTCCCGCTTAAGAGAAGAACTGGAACTACTAAAGGGAGAGCATGACTTTAGAAGTCTGGCAAAAGCCACTTCGATGCGGAACCGCAGGAGCACTACTCGGGTCATTTATGATGCGAGCCTTTTAGAAAGTGAAGAAGAGCCCGGACTTCTTCGTTTACGGATCAAGGCAAACGGTTTCCTCCATAATATGGTCCGGATCTTAACTGGAACACTTTTTGAAATAGCGATAGAGAAGCGCAAAGAGACGAATATATTGAAAATACTTTCTTCCAAAGATAGAACCATAGCAGGGATCACTCTCCCCCCTTACGGATTGTATTTTCTAAAAGCGTACTACGATTCTTATCCTGAGATAGATCGAATGTACCAAAGCAGAAAAGAATTCGGCGGGGTTCCTAGATGA
- a CDS encoding DUF2225 domain-containing protein → MTATALAQGKKISFRNKEDTVCPICSEVHQRESMFQGGGRLIAGKLTQELRRLYEKNKKFGRVSPNDYVLNVCPRCLYTAFPKDWSGLDADELAKLRESAEVRRKNIESIMGPTDFYQERNLILGAASYLLAIECYQSRKVTVAPTPKKAVCAVRGAWYFDDVNTEFPGMGYDKIRDLLYQKSAGWYTDTMEIMQSGSEPVDAASYLLGPDTDKNWGFDGVIYLSAYLTMKFKEELASDAASKLNLLIRAKRTLSRLYGSGKASKSKPSVIIDMAKELYDEYNKIIEEMGGEK, encoded by the coding sequence ATGACAGCAACTGCATTAGCCCAAGGCAAAAAAATCTCGTTTAGGAATAAGGAAGATACGGTCTGCCCTATCTGTAGCGAGGTCCATCAAAGGGAAAGTATGTTCCAGGGGGGAGGAAGGCTGATTGCAGGCAAACTCACCCAGGAATTACGTCGCTTATACGAAAAAAACAAGAAATTTGGCAGGGTTTCCCCGAACGATTACGTTCTTAACGTATGCCCTCGCTGTCTTTATACTGCATTTCCTAAAGATTGGTCAGGTCTGGATGCTGACGAACTCGCAAAATTGAGAGAATCCGCAGAGGTCCGCCGTAAAAACATAGAGTCCATCATGGGACCTACTGATTTTTACCAAGAAAGAAACCTGATCCTGGGAGCTGCATCTTACCTACTAGCGATAGAATGTTACCAGTCCAGAAAAGTGACAGTAGCTCCTACACCTAAAAAAGCAGTCTGTGCGGTCCGTGGTGCCTGGTACTTCGATGATGTGAACACAGAGTTTCCAGGTATGGGCTACGACAAGATCCGAGACCTTCTCTACCAAAAATCCGCGGGCTGGTACACGGACACAATGGAAATCATGCAGTCCGGTTCCGAACCAGTAGATGCCGCTTCTTATCTACTCGGACCTGATACGGACAAAAACTGGGGATTTGACGGAGTCATTTATCTTTCCGCATATCTCACAATGAAATTCAAGGAAGAACTTGCGTCGGATGCTGCTTCCAAACTGAACCTTCTCATTCGCGCCAAAAGAACTCTTTCTAGATTGTACGGTTCAGGTAAGGCTTCCAAGTCCAAACCTTCCGTCATCATTGACATGGCCAAAGAACTCTATGACGAATACAATAAGATCATAGAGGAAATGGGCGGAGAAAAATAA
- a CDS encoding LIC11274 family protein: protein MKKLLVFMIAMLVAPVLLHGEAVSMKSYKKRIELLTYLRAIEPVVKNYPGEVKSSGTGQAQADGERLAKYKELKRLYQEGLLYFFEGNFVNSYRRFLESQLGMELLLEELSQAYVERTEEILKTAIEKKNPNNPMDRALVDISVEYGKTSYIRADIKENREAPFTRRMYNPREFHYVVNKYTIEKNMELGYQFLGEAKEARNNALKIEKHLEKHQKLQPEHRKHRIEMYLGAINLCRDARSNAMNIFKLKYPYDNYYLQRSDAKSEETRNEIGEVTPGEVVSVDGVTYDFSTNPLVRADNKMSPVFDKRIPDDYRRDAVDILGRVYDDEIDNKLYLRWDAETRKKLLGDKIPPGAQKRKQAAAASQPNK, encoded by the coding sequence ATGAAAAAACTTCTCGTTTTCATGATTGCGATGTTAGTCGCCCCAGTTCTATTACACGGCGAAGCCGTTTCTATGAAATCGTATAAGAAGAGGATAGAGCTCTTAACTTATTTGAGGGCGATAGAGCCTGTCGTAAAAAATTATCCGGGAGAGGTAAAATCCTCCGGAACGGGTCAGGCCCAGGCAGATGGGGAGAGACTCGCGAAGTATAAAGAGCTAAAAAGATTGTACCAAGAAGGTCTTCTGTATTTCTTTGAAGGGAATTTTGTAAATTCTTATCGCAGATTTTTGGAATCCCAACTTGGAATGGAACTTCTTCTGGAAGAACTTTCACAAGCGTATGTGGAAAGAACAGAAGAGATCCTAAAAACCGCGATCGAAAAGAAAAATCCAAACAATCCTATGGATAGAGCACTTGTGGATATTTCCGTGGAATACGGAAAAACAAGTTATATCCGTGCGGACATCAAGGAGAACAGAGAAGCTCCTTTTACCCGCAGAATGTACAACCCGAGAGAATTCCATTACGTGGTGAATAAATACACCATCGAAAAAAATATGGAGTTAGGTTATCAATTCTTGGGAGAAGCCAAGGAAGCTAGGAATAACGCACTTAAGATAGAAAAACATCTGGAGAAACACCAAAAACTCCAACCTGAACATAGAAAACATCGTATCGAAATGTATTTGGGTGCGATTAATCTTTGTAGGGATGCAAGATCCAATGCGATGAATATTTTCAAACTTAAGTATCCATACGATAATTATTATCTCCAAAGATCAGACGCAAAATCTGAAGAGACTCGTAACGAGATCGGAGAAGTCACTCCAGGTGAAGTTGTTTCCGTAGATGGAGTTACTTATGACTTCTCTACTAACCCACTGGTTCGTGCAGATAATAAAATGAGTCCTGTATTCGACAAAAGAATTCCGGATGATTATCGTAGAGATGCCGTAGATATTTTAGGTAGAGTTTATGATGACGAGATCGACAATAAACTATATCTTCGTTGGGATGCTGAGACTCGTAAAAAACTTCTGGGAGATAAAATTCCTCCAGGAGCTCAGAAGAGAAAACAAGCAGCAGCTGCAAGCCAACCTAATAAATAA
- a CDS encoding lysophospholipid acyltransferase family protein yields the protein MNPLKFMESRLGRFSPKYRKLVLRTYVVTLRLVLTVAFPNMVAGIFYAIIGNREKQYVSFLKGSKTWGTAVIKMTKTDLAIKNEMQIPEKGHMIFLNHVNEIDFPYDCLVVNKPYLANQVIKKTLVAYWWMKAMGSQVFETSKAATIAVSVRNLIKGLSTTSYIVYPEGHNSYSEIIQPMQKGMVKLAYENKIPVVVVLKSGITTYQTEPMFAKVGYKFIGRYEPWTHESWESFRDFLYETMSKEKIALDSEIGTVREPVSSKSK from the coding sequence ATGAATCCACTCAAGTTTATGGAAAGCCGTTTGGGCAGGTTTTCCCCGAAGTATCGTAAACTGGTATTACGCACATATGTCGTAACCTTAAGATTGGTACTTACGGTAGCGTTTCCGAATATGGTCGCTGGGATTTTTTATGCGATCATTGGTAATCGAGAAAAGCAGTACGTCTCTTTCCTAAAGGGTTCTAAAACTTGGGGAACAGCAGTCATCAAAATGACCAAAACGGATCTAGCGATAAAGAATGAAATGCAGATCCCTGAAAAGGGTCATATGATCTTCTTGAATCACGTAAACGAAATAGATTTTCCTTATGATTGCCTAGTGGTTAACAAACCGTATCTGGCAAACCAAGTGATTAAAAAAACTTTAGTGGCCTATTGGTGGATGAAAGCAATGGGTTCTCAGGTTTTTGAAACTTCTAAAGCCGCTACCATTGCGGTCTCTGTTCGTAATTTGATCAAAGGACTTTCCACTACTTCTTATATAGTCTATCCCGAAGGTCATAATTCTTATTCAGAAATTATACAACCTATGCAAAAAGGGATGGTTAAACTCGCTTACGAGAATAAAATCCCTGTAGTGGTAGTCCTAAAATCAGGGATCACCACTTACCAAACGGAACCTATGTTTGCTAAAGTAGGATATAAATTTATAGGAAGATACGAACCTTGGACTCATGAGAGCTGGGAGAGTTTTAGGGATTTCTTATACGAAACTATGAGCAAGGAAAAGATCGCACTCGATTCCGAGATCGGAACAGTGCGGGAACCTGTCTCTTCTAAATCCAAGTGA
- a CDS encoding acetyl-CoA carboxylase biotin carboxylase subunit, producing MIKKLLIANRGEISLRIQKTCKRLGIETVAVYSDADKDAPFVKAADFSFYLGQSEPSKSYLVISNMLKAIKETGADAVHPGYGFLSEKAEFARELSKAGISFLGPKAETVDLMGDKIRSRAAMEKAGVPVVPGYEGDSQEPSVLSKEAERIGFPIMIKASAGGGGKGMKRVFSKEEFLPALESAQREAGNAFGDARVFLEKYIINPRHIEVQVFGDSSGKVIHLFERECSIQRRHQKVVEESPAPNLPSELKQKICEVAVKAASSIGYIGAGTVEFILGEDGAFYFLEMNTRLQVEHPVTESVTGFDLVEWQIRIAEGVSIEKLTGGKSPSQNGHAIEVRLYAEDPENEFLPSIGKIELAKFPEVQNLRVDSGVVTGSEVSLYYDPMLAKVIGIGKTREEARKNLIAGLEEIIVFGPITNLNYLKAILEHSEFVKGHTDTHFLEKYNIVWEESGEEKEALMRTASFLANRTVKTSSVWEAVGPNGVWGEIF from the coding sequence GTGATCAAAAAGCTACTTATCGCAAACAGAGGAGAGATCTCTCTCCGCATCCAAAAAACCTGTAAAAGGTTGGGCATAGAGACCGTAGCCGTATATTCGGATGCGGATAAGGATGCACCATTCGTAAAGGCCGCAGATTTTTCTTTTTATTTAGGACAGTCGGAACCTTCTAAATCTTATTTAGTAATTTCTAATATGCTAAAAGCTATTAAAGAGACCGGAGCTGACGCAGTTCACCCTGGTTATGGTTTTTTATCCGAGAAGGCCGAGTTTGCGAGAGAACTTTCTAAAGCGGGGATTTCCTTTTTAGGACCTAAGGCAGAAACTGTGGACCTTATGGGAGACAAGATCCGTTCTCGTGCAGCCATGGAGAAGGCAGGAGTTCCTGTTGTTCCTGGATACGAAGGGGATTCCCAAGAACCTTCCGTTCTATCGAAAGAGGCTGAAAGGATCGGATTCCCGATCATGATCAAGGCGAGTGCAGGCGGCGGCGGAAAAGGGATGAAACGTGTCTTTTCCAAAGAAGAATTTTTACCCGCATTAGAATCCGCCCAAAGAGAAGCGGGGAATGCTTTTGGGGACGCAAGAGTATTCTTAGAAAAGTATATTATAAATCCTAGACATATAGAAGTTCAAGTTTTCGGAGATTCTTCCGGAAAAGTAATCCATCTATTCGAAAGAGAATGTTCCATCCAAAGAAGACACCAGAAGGTAGTTGAGGAATCACCCGCACCAAATCTGCCTTCTGAACTGAAACAAAAGATCTGCGAAGTAGCAGTTAAGGCCGCTTCTTCCATTGGTTATATCGGTGCAGGAACAGTTGAGTTCATTTTAGGAGAAGATGGCGCCTTCTACTTTTTGGAAATGAATACAAGATTGCAGGTAGAACATCCAGTTACTGAATCTGTAACAGGTTTCGATCTAGTGGAATGGCAGATCCGGATTGCTGAAGGTGTGAGTATCGAAAAACTCACCGGTGGAAAATCTCCATCTCAGAATGGACATGCAATAGAGGTCAGATTATACGCAGAAGATCCGGAGAATGAGTTCCTACCTTCTATCGGAAAGATAGAACTCGCGAAATTCCCGGAAGTCCAAAACCTAAGAGTGGATTCCGGAGTAGTGACCGGTTCCGAAGTTTCTCTTTATTATGATCCAATGCTTGCAAAAGTGATTGGGATCGGAAAAACGAGAGAAGAGGCTCGTAAAAACCTGATCGCCGGACTAGAGGAAATAATCGTATTCGGGCCGATCACAAATTTGAATTATCTAAAGGCAATCCTGGAACATTCTGAATTCGTAAAGGGACATACAGACACCCATTTTTTAGAAAAATATAATATAGTTTGGGAAGAATCCGGAGAAGAAAAAGAAGCACTCATGAGAACCGCTTCTTTTCTCGCGAATCGAACAGTGAAAACTTCCTCCGTATGGGAGGCCGTCGGGCCGAACGGAGTTTGGGGAGAAATATTTTGA
- a CDS encoding acetyl-CoA carboxylase biotin carboxyl carrier protein subunit, with the protein MNRLFRLQWKEKEYVLDLGDSSSRLFGPEKKWESLLTHYSWTGEEDGSYSLPDGSVALLRSGKLFIHTKGKTFQFAIKGREISDAQAASLEIKSPMPGKIIKVEVKSGDSVKKGQTLAVVEAMKMEHALKAGADAKVQEVLAHPGDIVSQDQLLVKLAE; encoded by the coding sequence TTGAACCGTTTGTTCCGACTCCAATGGAAAGAAAAAGAATATGTATTAGATCTGGGAGATTCTTCCTCCAGACTATTTGGTCCGGAAAAAAAATGGGAGTCACTTCTCACTCATTATTCTTGGACTGGGGAAGAAGACGGTTCTTATTCTTTGCCTGATGGAAGTGTAGCATTACTTAGAAGTGGGAAACTTTTCATTCACACCAAAGGAAAAACATTCCAGTTTGCGATCAAAGGAAGAGAAATTTCCGATGCACAAGCAGCTTCTTTAGAGATCAAAAGTCCCATGCCGGGAAAGATCATTAAGGTAGAAGTGAAGTCAGGAGATTCCGTGAAAAAAGGACAGACTCTCGCAGTTGTGGAAGCAATGAAGATGGAGCATGCCCTGAAGGCAGGTGCGGATGCTAAAGTCCAAGAAGTACTCGCTCATCCAGGTGATATAGTTTCCCAAGACCAGTTGCTTGTCAAACTCGCCGAATAA
- the omp85 gene encoding Omp85 family outer membrane protein — MKHFLIRIGIIAILAFVTTQNISADPGLLDGCEKPPERTDLPFYISPKRQLCKKDLEKKKEGWFPTGLPLLNSDPNTGIGYGIRVFAYNNGKKEDPFFEYTPYKFRIYAQYFNTTKQRQYQDVAFDAPYVFGTQWRLRGEGVYDANPNTLFFGLGESSLQTLSYTDRNQDGGQVHTNATFADQQRNLAYTRPGGPGDPVDINGSVYNGFPAQNGFRVTDTQYNRYNLISPTAMLSGERSYVGGTVRLVAGLRMSQNIVKTFDGTLANGTDPYLDGFGINSGGKAINGTTKVTEDYNSGKILGYHGGMVNTLRLGVVYDTRDLEPDPNQGVFLEATYERAAKTFGSNFDYSKYFTQAKFFWSPFPRVFDKLVLAGRGGFSITEGDAPFFEYRNMWGTEGVISGLGGRTTLRGYKQDRFVGRAMGWGNIELRWKFASLSVAGQHFAFNLVPFMDFGRIWDDEHKVGTKDYKYSRGIGLRIAWNQTTIIMFDYAVSKEDKQLFVNFNHAF; from the coding sequence ATGAAGCATTTCCTTATTCGCATTGGCATAATTGCTATATTGGCCTTTGTTACGACTCAAAATATATCCGCTGATCCGGGGCTTTTGGATGGTTGTGAAAAACCTCCTGAAAGAACTGATCTACCATTCTATATCAGTCCTAAAAGACAACTTTGTAAAAAGGATCTAGAAAAGAAGAAAGAAGGTTGGTTTCCTACAGGACTACCTCTTTTAAATTCGGATCCGAATACAGGGATCGGTTATGGTATTCGTGTATTCGCATATAATAATGGAAAGAAAGAAGATCCGTTTTTCGAATATACACCTTACAAATTTAGGATTTACGCTCAATACTTCAATACCACAAAACAACGTCAGTATCAGGACGTAGCTTTCGATGCTCCTTACGTGTTCGGAACACAATGGCGTTTGCGAGGTGAAGGTGTTTATGATGCCAATCCGAATACGTTATTCTTCGGTTTAGGAGAATCTTCTCTACAAACTTTAAGTTATACGGATAGAAACCAGGATGGCGGACAGGTTCATACGAACGCAACCTTTGCAGACCAACAAAGGAACCTGGCTTATACTAGACCGGGTGGTCCTGGAGATCCGGTAGATATAAACGGGTCCGTATACAATGGATTTCCGGCTCAGAACGGATTTAGAGTGACAGACACTCAATATAACCGATATAATTTGATCTCTCCTACTGCAATGCTGAGTGGAGAAAGATCTTATGTCGGAGGAACTGTCCGACTTGTAGCAGGACTTCGTATGTCCCAGAATATCGTAAAGACGTTTGACGGAACTCTTGCGAATGGTACCGATCCTTACTTGGATGGATTCGGGATCAATTCCGGTGGAAAGGCGATTAACGGTACTACTAAGGTCACTGAAGATTATAATTCAGGAAAGATCTTAGGTTACCATGGCGGTATGGTGAACACACTTCGTTTAGGTGTGGTATATGATACTAGAGATTTGGAGCCCGATCCAAACCAAGGTGTATTCTTAGAAGCAACTTACGAAAGAGCTGCAAAAACTTTCGGATCTAATTTCGATTATTCTAAATATTTCACACAGGCAAAATTCTTCTGGAGTCCGTTTCCTAGGGTTTTCGATAAATTGGTTCTGGCAGGACGAGGCGGTTTCTCTATTACTGAAGGAGATGCTCCGTTCTTCGAATATAGAAACATGTGGGGAACAGAAGGTGTGATCTCCGGACTAGGTGGACGTACTACATTAAGAGGTTATAAACAAGACCGCTTCGTGGGACGTGCAATGGGTTGGGGTAATATCGAACTTCGTTGGAAGTTTGCTTCCCTTTCAGTTGCAGGACAACACTTTGCATTTAACTTAGTTCCATTCATGGACTTTGGACGGATCTGGGATGATGAACATAAGGTAGGGACCAAGGATTATAAATATTCTCGAGGTATCGGACTCAGGATTGCTTGGAACCAAACGACGATCATCATGTTCGATTACGCGGTTTCCAAAGAAGATAAACAATTATTCGTGAACTTCAACCATGCGTTCTAA